In one Silene latifolia isolate original U9 population chromosome 10, ASM4854445v1, whole genome shotgun sequence genomic region, the following are encoded:
- the LOC141608604 gene encoding F-box/kelch-repeat protein At3g23880-like, which produces MTKCKKKKQQTYLFDDLIFQEIIARLPIKYILRCMSVSKQWYSTISSSAFANAHLTKSPFAHPSAPVNTLFIRDNYRNKSYLFSYNDDDDDDDDDRVSGSFENNLVKLDFGKKQYLKITGCCNGLVCLTQIFDNYFVLWNPATRKQKKYESDRYLKRFDAQSRPYVRVSSGFGYASAVDDYKYVQILTLYWESVIIVHIFSLRENKWRKIDFGHDPLLIYKHVGLDNEKLYWTAKSSQLENVVVSFDLGNGRFDIIKMNWVETDVLGVMGGRLSKCNYRGDKIMHILEPPSILKSICLPKGLCLDMFSEMVGFTKADKFFVTVPSSGHENSACRTLGLVDTRRKPMQYTALWRFNMTLEIARYFPSVVSPFPMGEPSWA; this is translated from the coding sequence ATGACAAAGTGTAAGAAGAAGAAGCAACAAACCTACCTCTTTGATGATTTGATATTTCAAGAAATAATTGCAAGATTACCCATTAAATACATTCTTCGATGTATGTCAGTTTCGAAACAATGGTATTCTACTATTTCTTCTTCCGCTTTCGCCAATGCCCACCTTACCAAATCCCCCTTTGCTCACCCTTCTGCCCCTGTTAACACCTTGTTTATCCGTGACAATTATCGTAATAAAAGTTACCTTTTCTCctataatgatgatgatgatgatgatgatgatgatcgagTTTCGggaagttttgaaaataatttggTTAAACTAGACTTTGGCAAGAAACAATATCTGAAGATTACAGGATGCTGCAATGGGTTAGTTTGTTTAACCCAAATTTTTGATAATTACTTCGTTTTATGGAACCCTGCTACCCGTAAGCAAAAGAAATATGAGTCAGATAGATATTTGAAGCGTTTTGATGCACAAAGTCGCCCTTATGTTCGTGTATCCTCTGGATTTGGGTATGCATCCGCTGTTGATGACTACAAATATGTTCAGATTTTGACATTGTATTGGGAAAGCgtaattattgttcatattttctCTCTCAGGGAAAATAAGTGGAGAAAAATTGATTTCGGTCATGATCCTCTCCTTATTTATAAACACGTGGGGCTTGATAATGAAAAATTATATTGGACTGCTAAAAGTAGCCAACTTGAAAATGTTGTTGTTAGTTTTGATTTAGGGAACGGGAGATTTGACATAATTAAGATGAACTGGGTTGAAACGGACGTCTTAGGAGTTATGGGAGGGCGTTTGAGCAAGTGCAACTATAGAGGTGACAAGATAATGCATATATTGGAACCTCCCTCAATACTAAAATCTATTTGTCTACCAAAGGGGCTTTGTTTAGACATGTTCTCTGAAATGGTCGGATTTACAAAGGCTGACAAGTTTTTTGTGACGGTGCCATCAAGTGGTCATGAGAATTCCGCGTGTAGAACACTAGGGTTAGTTGACACACGCAGAAAACCTATGCAATACACAGCACTTTGGAGGTTTAATATGACACTTGAAATTGCAAGATATTTCCCAAGCGTAGTTTCGCCTTTTCCCATGGGAGAGCCTTCGTGGGCATAG
- the LOC141608605 gene encoding F-box/kelch-repeat protein At3g23880-like produces the protein MSDKDSNSEKKQVIEQQIYHFDDLIIEEILTRLPIKSILRFKSVSKQWYSTLSSSDFANAHLIKSLFSHPSAPVDTLLIENDKNYYIFSYDDDDQISGNFEDNLVKLDVDFGVGKDHLRLTGCCNGLVCLTSASDEYFIIWNPATRKLHKYPSHGYFKCPDEANHVSITCGFGYASSVDDYKFVGILSVVQGNTKSTIIHIFSLRENRWRNIDHFHDHLVPFRPGLLVSDKLYWKAYSKQAGYLLVSFDLTVERFDVINIDWDKFDLLGVMGGCLSKCNFSETFTGDKLLHIMEPPVIVKSIVLPKELKLDWFSQMIGFTKTDKFFVTGSLSDETGDFVRRRTLGIVDTCTKPMQYRVLLRFNKFSNIVKYVPSLVSPFPIEKPSEA, from the coding sequence ATGAGCGACAAAGACTCAAATTCTGAGAAGAAACAAGTGATTGAGCAACAAATCTACCACTTTGATGATCTTATAATTGAAGAAATTCTTACAAGATTGCCCATCAAATCCATTCTTCGATTTAAATCAGTTTCGAAACAATGGTATTCTACTCTTTCTTCTTCCGATTTCGCCAATGCCCACCTTATCAAATCCCTCTTTTCTCACCCTTCTGCTCCTGTAGACACCTTGCTTATAGAAAATGATAAGAATTATTACATTTTctcttatgatgatgatgatcaaatTTCTGGTAATTTTGAAGATAATTTGGTTAAGCTAGACGTCGACTTTGGTGTCGGAAAAGATCATCTTAGACTTACAGGTTGCTGCAATGGGTTGGTTTGTTTAACCTCAGCTTCGGATGAATACTTCATTATATGGAACCCAGCTACCCGTAAGCTGCACAAATATCCGTCACATGGGTATTTTAAGTGTCCTGATGAAGCTAATCATGTTAGTATAACTTGTGGATTTGGATATGCATCCTCTGTTGATGACTATAAATTTGTTGGAATATTGTCAGTAGTTCAAGGAAACACAAAAAGTACTATTATTCATATCTTCTCTTTGAGGGAAAATAGGTGGAGAAATATTGATCATTTTCACGATCATCTCGTTCCTTTTAGGCCAGGACTGCTTGTTAGTGACAAATTATATTGGAAAGCTTATAGTAAACAAGCTGGTTATTTACTTGTTAGCTTTGATTTAACGGTGGAGAGGTTTGACGTAATTAACATCGACTGGGACAAGTTCGACTTATTAGGAGTTATGGGAGGCTGTTTGAGCAAGTGCAACTTTAGTGAGACATTTACGGGTGATAAATTACTGCACATTATGGAACCTCCGGTAATAGTGAAATCTATTGTTTTACCCAAGGAGTTGAAACTAGACTGGTTTTCTCAAATGATCGGGTTTACCAAGACTGACAAGTTTTTTGTGACGGGATCATTGAGTGACGAGACAGGGGATTTCGTACGTAGAAGAACACTGGGAATAGTTGACACATGTACGAAACCTATGCAATACAGAGTGCTTTTGAGGTTCAATAAGTTTAGTAACATTGTCAAATATGTTCCAAGCCTTGTTTCGCCCTTTCCTATTGAAAAGCCTTCAGAGGCATAG
- the LOC141606438 gene encoding F-box/kelch-repeat protein At3g23880-like isoform X1 has product MVLSTTYCSRKRRGKLNLLKAWRLTQITASVPPPHNLLQKMGDQDLISEMEQVIEQQSYHFDDFIIEEILTRLPIKSILRFKSVSKQWYSTLSSHNFVNDYLMKSPFSHPSAPINTLFVQSDSNCYLFSYNDDQICGNFEDNLVKLDLSEFWGQKGELNLTGCCNGLICLTSLNGEYFILWNPATRKMHKYETHWFIKISPFVSGFGYASSVDDYKYVQLSMTGLRFGKCHNIVHIFSLRENNWRSLDFDYTAFISDNPPVLINEIVLHWPALCHQVGVSMISFDLGVERFDRVNLDSMECLGVMGGCLSTCNSSYANTGEMLMHIFESESESPGVIVKSIGVPEGLRIGMASQMIGFTRTAKFFVTGPLNDGTWDSECRSLGIVDTATKPMQYTTLFRFDEMINIARYSLRPGQLLSFGFGTKTKERGMSQLINDKWNKLSVNDQIAHQVHS; this is encoded by the coding sequence ATGGTTTTAAGCACGACCTATTGTTCGAGAAAACGTAGGGGTAAACTTAACCTCTTAAAAGCCTGGCGTTTAACTCAAATCACTGCTTCAGTGCCTCCGCCTCACAATTTACTGCAGAAAATGGGCGACCAAGACCTAATTTCTGAGATGGAACAAGTTATTGAGCAACAAAGCTACCACTTTGATGATTTCATAATTGAAGAGATTCTTACAAGATTGCCCATCAAATCCATTCTTCGATTTAAATCAGTTTCTAAACAATGGTATTCTACTCTTTCTTCTCACAATTTTGTCAATGACTACCTTATGAAATCCCCCTTTTCTCACCCTTCTGCTCCTATTAACACTTTGTTTGTCCAGTCTGATTCCAATTGTTACCTTTTCTCTTATAATGATGATCAAATTTGCGGTAATTTTGAAGATAATTTGGTAAAACTTGACCTTTCAGAGTTTTGGGGCCAGAAAGGTGAGCTTAATCTTACAGGGTGTTGCAATGGGTTGATTTGCTTAACCTCGCTTAATGGTGAATACTTCATTTTATGGAACCCGGCTACTCGTAAAATGCACAAGTATGAGACACACTGGTTTATTAAGATTTCTCCTTTTGTTAGTGGTTTTGGGTATGCATCCTCTGTTGATGACTATAAATATGTTCAACTTTCGATGACGGGTTTGAGATTTGGAAAGTGTCATAATATTGTTCATATCTTCTCTTTAAGGGAAAATAATTGGAGAAGCCTTGATTTTGATTATACTGCCTTCATTTCTGATAATCCACCAGTGCTTATAAATGAAATAGTATTACATTGGCCTGCCCTTTGTCATCAAGTTGGTGTTAGtatgattagctttgatttgggTGTTGAGAGGTTTGATAGAGTTAACTTGGATTCCATGGAATGCTTAGGAGTCATGGGTGGGTGTTTGAGCACGTGCAATTCTAGTTACGCGAATACAGGTGAAATGTTGATGCACATatttgagtctgagtctgagtctccTGGGGTAATAGTGAAATCCATTGGTGTACCAGAGGGTTTGAGAATAGGCATGGCCTCTCAAATGATCGGGTTTACTAGGACCGCCAAGTTTTTTGTCACAGGGCCATTAAATGATGGGACATGGGATTCAGAGTGTAGAAGCCTGGGGATAGTCGACACAGCTACTAAACCTATGCAATACACAACGCTTTTCAGGTTTGATGAGATGATTAATATTGCaagatactccctccgtcccggtcaattgttgtcctttggttttggcacaaagaccaaggaaagaggaatgaGCCAATtaataaatgacaagtggaacaaattgagtgtgaatgatcaaattgctcatcaagttcattcttaa
- the LOC141608606 gene encoding F-box/kelch-repeat protein At2g43270-like — protein MPAVVESKKQEMESQSKDEKDLIQQTKQRELPHDLISEMILTRLPIKSILRFRSVSKLWYSTLSSSLFAFAHLKFPNPSLTESLLIRNGKRFQIMSYKNGEIDLVNVEVDFDVGDENMDLVGTCNGLVCLGSSSGRLSIIWNPITREFRKYLDLETIQCCSLLMFKESIPNSCLALADGPDCPNNYIVPLLLELSEDIVS, from the coding sequence ATGCCAGCCGTCGTAGAGAGTAAAAAACAAGAGATGGAAAGTCAAAGCAAGGATGAGAAAGATCTAATACAGCAAACTAAGCAAAGAGAGCTGCCACATGATTTGATAAGTGAGATGATATTAACAAGATTGCCTATCAAATCTATTCTTCGGTTCAGATCCGTTTCCAAACTCTGGTATTCTACTCTCTCTTCTTCTCTTTTCGCTTTTGCCCACCTCAAGTTCCCCAACCCTTCACTCACAGAATCTTTGCTCATTCGAAATGGCAAAAGATTCCAGATTATGTCTTACAAAAATGGTGAAATTGACTTGGTCAACGTGGAGGTTGACTTTGATGTAGGTGACGAGAATATGGATTTGGTGGGCACTTGTAATGGTTTGGTTTGTTTAGGATCATCTTCTGGTCGTTTGTCCATTATATGGAATCCAATAACCCGTGAATTTCGCAAATACTTGGACTTGGAAACTATTCAATGTTGTAGTCTTTTGATGTTTAAAGAGTCGATTCCAAATAGCTGTCTTGCTCTTGCTGACGGTCCAGACTGTCCGAATAACTATATTGTTCCTTTGCTCCTTGAACTGTCTGAAGACATTGTAAGCTGA
- the LOC141606438 gene encoding F-box/kelch-repeat protein At3g23880-like isoform X2 codes for MPAVVESKKQEMESQSKDEKDLIQQTEQRELPHDLISEMILTRLPIKSILRFRSVSKLWYSTLSSSRFAFAHLKFPNPSPTESLLIRNGKRFQIMSYENGEIDLVNVEVDFDVGDEKMDLVGTCNGLVCLGSSSGRLSIIWNPITRKFHKYWDFEISNSFTSRCLVYWGFGYVDDYKIVRVCKNMDNDSLTVHVCSIRLDTWRIIKNDAYDDTSHLRNPVFICISGVFVNEALYWRMPGTNFSFNLASEKLEAFPYLETSPSLSYVTTSDDEYVDKLLFVVNGCLSMYGTLIRGGDIITFMNILTIMKSSEVIEQMIVPKDLAKSMHHGGNLIGFTRSDKIFTQYMACLGVIDLTQQPLNITPLMDLERSGKSEIVNYCTSLIPPNISVL; via the coding sequence ATGCCAGCCGTCGTAGAGAGTAAAAAACAAGAGATGGAAAGTCAAAGCAAGGATGAGAAAGATCTAATACAGCAAACTGAGCAAAGAGAGCTGCCACATGATTTGATAAGTGAGATGATATTAACAAGATTGCCTATCAAATCCATTCTTCGGTTCAGGTCCGTTTCCAAACTCTGGTATTCTACTCTCTCTTCTTCTCGTTTCGCTTTTGCCCACCTCAAGTTCCCCAACCCTTCACCCACAGAATCTTTGCTCATTCGAAATGGCAAAAGATTCCAGATTATGTCTTATGAAAATGGTGAAATTGACTTGGTCAACGTGGAGGTTGACTTTGATGTAGGTGATGAGAAAATGGATTTGGTGGGCACTTGTAATGGGTTGGTTTGTTTAGGATCATCTTCTGGTCGCTTGTCCATTATCTGGAATCCAATAACCCGCAAATTTCACAAATACTGGGACTTTGAAATCTCTAACTCGTTTACCAGCCGATGTTTGGTCTACTGGGGATTTGGATATGTTGATGACTACAAAATTGTTCGGGTATGTAAGAATATGGACAATGATTCTTTAACAGTTCACGTCTGCTCGATTAGATTAGATACATGGAGAATAATTAAAAACGATGCTTATGATGATACGTCTCATTTGAGGAATCCAGTGTTCATATGTATATCAGGGGTGTTTGTTAACGAGGCATTATATTGGAGGATGCCAGGGACAAATTTTTCCTTCAATTTAGCGTCTGAGAAGCTGGAAGCGTTTCCTTACCTCGAGACGAGCCCATCATTGTCATATGTTACCACCAGTGATGACGAGTATGTCGATAAGTTGTTATTTGTCGTAAATGGATGCTTATCTATGTATGGTACTCTTATTAGAGGTGGTGATATTATAACTTTTATGAATATTTTAACTATTATGAAGAGTTCAGAGGTGATTGAACAAATGATTGTTCCTAAGGATTTAGCTAAGTCTATGCATCATGGCGGAAATTTAATCGGATTCACCCGAAGTGACAAGATCTTTACACAATATATGGCATGTTTAGGGGTTATTGATCTAACGCAGCAGCCTTTGAATATCACACCATTGATGGACCTTGAAAGAAGCGGGAAAAGTGAGATTGTTAATTATTGTACGAGTCTTATTCCACCTAATATATCCGTTTTATAA